From Pseudorasbora parva isolate DD20220531a chromosome 25, ASM2467924v1, whole genome shotgun sequence, one genomic window encodes:
- the LOC137065283 gene encoding uncharacterized protein: MFSFVDQGNPSQIFKVTFGYMYSLGSMMKLTKRKHKLLFTLILAFHIMSAQAEVSASRDDADLRVLIVGMRGDSRLSAAEILSGRTDGGQEDREIVKTPVMTDEGRRMMLVTGPNLCEEDTARQSFTTALFLSAPGPHAVLMLLNLEDQESEQCDIVSRAQELLGAEVLQYCIVLLQQNQQERLTGASRGIAGEMINACGGRFHMIRDSEPKPAQTAALLAEIHKLVWLNADRFYSVLTQELKTEETSRDVHEEKQLLSVLYDTLGGAGGILRWIFLVSLTAVVVYTEGYSGAKLALLVLIMVCLRYVLSPDVAIPLNLALITSFASTLAIDHSEIEDRESSRRSSSPNIIWAIFIEMLILLVVYSVAMAFLPFVLGSALVLGTIISVRTWSDVLIACHAAPGVIIGAYSVIFHDETCSRKSPVFTLWSFLCCTFGATLSMGFVTVFAVLGVKMTLMLLILGFTMAYWHLKSKNLQNVIRFAVVTLFLSCGCVLIGSVFLILADGLMMSFLKILIGRSVSSFLFYVALLLIVMLRRQTASAQVTNTH, translated from the exons ATGTTCAGTTTTGTTGATCAGGGTAATCCGTCACAGATATTTAAAGTTACGTTTGGCTACATGTACTCTTTAGGTAGTATGATGAAATTAACCAAGAGAAAACACAAGCTGCTTTTTACACTGATTCTGGCATTTCACATCATGTCTGCACAAGCTGAAG TTTCAGCTTCTCGTGATGATGCTGATTTGAGAGTCCTGATTGTGGGAATGCGAGGCGACTCCAGATTGAGCGCTGCAGAGATTCTGTCAGGAAGGACAGACGGTGGACAGGAGGACAGAGAGATTGTAAAGACTCCAGTAATGACAGACGAGGGGCGTAGAATGATGCTGGTCACTGGACCAAACCTCTGTGAGGAGGACACAGCGAGACAGAGCTTCACAACAGCGCTGTTCCTCTCGGCTCCTGGACCTCACGCCGTTTTAATGCTCCTGAATCTGGAAGATCAAGAATCAGAGCAGTGTGATATTGTGAGCCGAGCCCAGGAGCTGCTGGGAGCAGAAGTTCTGCAGTACTGCATTGTTCTTCTGCAGCAAAATCAGCAGGAACGTCTGACAGGAGCGTCCAGAGGGATCGCTGGAGAAATGATCAACGCATGTGGAGGCAGATTTCACATGATCCGAGACTCTGAACCCAAACCTGCTCAAACAGCCGCTCTCCTAGCAGAAATACACAAGCTAGTTTGGCTCAATGCTGACAGGTTTTACTCAGTATTGACACAAGAGTTAAAAACAGAAGAGACGAGTCGAGATGTGCATGAAGAAAAGCAGCTCCTGTCTGTATTATATGACACTTTAGGAGGTGCAGGTGGAATCCTACGATGGATTTTCCTTGTTTCACTCACAGCTGTTGTTGTTTACACTGAAGGATATTCTGGGGCAAAATTAGCTCTACTTGTATTAATTATGGTCTGTCTAAGATATGTTCTGAGTCCAGATGTTGCTATACCGCTAAATCTGGCCTTAATAACATCATTTGCATCTACATTAGCAATAGACCACAGCGAAATCGAAGATCGTGAGTCTAGCAGAAGAAGCAGCAGTCCAAACATCATATGGGCTATTTTTATCGAAATGCTTATTCTTCTAGTAGTTTATTCCGTAGCAATGGCGTTTTTACCATTTGTTCTTGGTTCAGCTCTGGTTTTGGGAACAATTATCAGTGTCAGGACGTGGTCAGATGTGCTCATAGCGTGTCATGCAGCTCCTGGAGTCATAATCGGGGCTTATTCAGTCATTTTTCACGATGAAACGTGTAGTCGGAAATCTCCAGTCTTCACACTCTGGTCATTTCTTTGTTGTACCTTTGGGGCGACACTTTCAATGGGGTTTGTGACTGTGTTTGCTGTGCTTGGTGTGAAGATGACATTAATGCTGCTAATATTAGGATTTACAATGGCATATTGGCATTTAAAGAGTAAAAATCTACAGAATGTGATCCGTTTCGCTGTTGTTACACTGTTTTTGTCATGTGGTTGTGTGCTCATCGGTTCAGTCTTTCTTATTTTGGCTGATGGGCTGATGATGAGTTTCCTCAAAATACTTATAGGAAGATCGGTCagttcttttttgttttatgtagcATTACTGTTAATAGTAATGTTGAGAAGGCAGACTGCATCAGCTCAGGTCACAAACACTCACTAA